In Candidatus Zixiibacteriota bacterium, one genomic interval encodes:
- a CDS encoding putative sulfate/molybdate transporter has protein sequence MESDSERLTMVDTTALTFGQRCRSHVRQMRFTLLEFSGGLGDLGTFIPLTAALVMVSGLNPAMVLIFAGLFNITTGIMFGLPIPVQPMKAIAAVAIAEHLLPGEIAAAGLVVGAVVFLLGMTNLIEKIERYVPTSVIRGIQLGIGLKLGMRGLDMVSASGWSGPDGAAVALVLGLLVLALRPVRRFPSALVLFGIGGVIMIISASGTSDLLKFTRPGLDLVWPKAAEFQSGLWLAALPQLPLTLLNSVLAVCALSGDLFKKQRVGTRQMAMSVGLMNLIGCALGGMPMCHGSGGLAAQYHFGARTGGSVVMLGICKLLIGVFLSAMVLDSLPFYPGSILGLLLIFAGLELALPIADQRGRDKLVVVLITAVGILAVNTAIGFVLGSVVAAILLAVRRRADS, from the coding sequence TTGGAATCAGATTCTGAGCGGCTGACCATGGTCGATACGACGGCCCTGACGTTTGGACAGCGCTGTCGTTCCCATGTCCGACAAATGCGTTTTACGCTGCTTGAGTTCTCAGGCGGACTCGGCGACCTGGGAACGTTCATACCATTGACGGCGGCTCTGGTCATGGTCAGTGGTCTTAATCCGGCCATGGTTCTGATCTTCGCCGGACTGTTCAACATCACGACGGGCATCATGTTTGGTTTGCCGATCCCGGTGCAACCTATGAAGGCTATTGCGGCCGTCGCTATTGCCGAGCATCTCCTCCCCGGTGAGATCGCCGCGGCCGGACTCGTGGTCGGCGCGGTGGTCTTCTTGCTGGGCATGACCAACCTGATCGAAAAAATAGAGCGCTATGTTCCCACCTCGGTTATTCGCGGGATACAACTTGGAATAGGTCTCAAGTTGGGTATGCGGGGACTTGATATGGTGTCAGCCAGCGGTTGGTCCGGGCCGGACGGCGCGGCAGTCGCGCTCGTTCTGGGCTTGTTGGTGTTGGCTCTTCGTCCGGTGCGGCGTTTTCCTTCGGCCTTGGTGCTTTTTGGCATTGGAGGCGTGATAATGATAATATCTGCATCCGGTACATCAGACTTACTGAAGTTCACACGGCCAGGCCTTGACCTTGTGTGGCCGAAAGCTGCCGAGTTTCAAAGTGGTTTGTGGCTGGCGGCCCTGCCTCAGTTGCCGCTGACGCTGTTGAACTCGGTGCTGGCAGTTTGCGCGTTGTCCGGAGACCTCTTCAAAAAGCAGCGGGTAGGTACGCGGCAGATGGCCATGTCGGTCGGGCTCATGAACCTGATCGGCTGCGCTTTGGGGGGGATGCCGATGTGTCATGGTAGCGGCGGGTTGGCTGCTCAGTATCACTTCGGCGCCCGCACCGGCGGCTCGGTGGTAATGCTGGGGATATGCAAACTGCTGATTGGTGTTTTTCTGAGTGCGATGGTGTTGGACAGTCTGCCCTTTTACCCCGGTTCTATCCTGGGCCTGCTCTTGATATTTGCCGGACTTGAACTTGCGCTGCCGATTGCAGATCAGCGTGGCAGGGATAAACTGGTGGTAGTCCTGATCACAGCCGTCGGAATCCTGGCCGTCAACACTGCTATCGGTTTTGTGTTAGGTTCTGTTGTTGCGGCCATTCTGTTGGCGGTAAGGCGGCGTGCGGACTCGTGA